In Microbacterium galbinum, a single window of DNA contains:
- a CDS encoding glycerol-3-phosphate dehydrogenase/oxidase codes for MIESTHSSAERDDVRALRESGRTTVLLIGGGINGISTFRDLALQGVDVVLVERGDFASGASSASSHMIHGGIRYLENGEFRLVRESVEERNGLLRIAPHYVKPLQTTIPIYSTFSGILSAPLRFLTHKSGKPQERGAFLIKIGLTIYDTFSRDGGSVPRHRFLGRKRSLAELPALDPNIKYTATYYDASMHDPERLALDVLQDGRSAHPGAHALNYVEAIARDGENIVLRDRESGTEFPVKADVVVNTSGPWTDLTNDALGTDTRFMGGTKGSHIVLDHPELLAATRGREIFFEHSDGRIVLIYPLKGKVLVGTTDIDADPREVAVCTEEEVDYFFDLIHHVFPQIAVDREQIVYRFSGIRPLPRHEDTAPGFVSRDYRIEVDETGAVPLVSLVGGKWTTFRALGESLSDVVLGLLNRTRTVSTAGRAIGGGRDFPRTEKAKRIWIQENLAGAGDRAEKLLARYGTRAAQVWEYVEQGADAPLAGGDLSTRELEWMVQNELVARLQDVILRRTSIAFTGHADAEVLDEIADALAPLLDWDRSRHDAELEQTRQLLNERHGLDISSRTRG; via the coding sequence ATGATCGAATCGACACACTCATCGGCCGAGCGCGACGACGTACGCGCGCTCCGCGAATCCGGACGTACGACGGTGCTGCTCATCGGCGGCGGCATCAACGGAATATCGACATTCCGTGACCTCGCCCTCCAGGGCGTCGACGTCGTCCTCGTCGAACGCGGCGATTTCGCCTCCGGGGCATCGTCGGCGTCCAGCCACATGATCCACGGCGGCATCCGCTATCTCGAGAACGGCGAGTTCCGTCTCGTTCGCGAGTCGGTCGAGGAGCGCAACGGCCTCCTGCGCATCGCTCCGCACTACGTGAAGCCGCTGCAGACGACGATCCCGATCTACTCGACGTTCTCGGGCATCCTCTCGGCGCCCCTGCGCTTTCTCACGCACAAGAGCGGCAAGCCGCAGGAGCGCGGTGCGTTCCTCATCAAGATCGGTCTGACGATCTACGACACGTTCTCCCGTGACGGCGGTAGCGTGCCGCGCCACCGCTTCCTCGGCCGCAAGCGTTCGCTGGCCGAACTGCCCGCGCTCGACCCGAACATCAAGTACACCGCCACGTACTACGACGCGTCCATGCACGACCCGGAGCGCTTGGCCCTCGACGTCCTGCAGGACGGCCGTTCCGCGCACCCGGGCGCGCACGCGCTCAACTACGTCGAGGCGATCGCCCGCGACGGCGAGAATATCGTCCTCCGTGACCGCGAGAGCGGCACGGAGTTCCCGGTGAAGGCCGACGTGGTCGTCAACACCTCCGGCCCCTGGACCGACCTGACGAACGACGCCCTCGGCACCGACACGCGATTCATGGGCGGCACCAAGGGGTCGCACATCGTGCTCGACCACCCGGAGCTGCTCGCCGCCACGCGTGGACGCGAGATCTTCTTCGAGCACTCCGACGGTCGTATCGTGCTGATCTACCCGCTCAAGGGCAAGGTGCTCGTCGGAACGACCGACATCGACGCGGATCCCCGCGAGGTCGCCGTCTGCACCGAGGAGGAGGTCGACTACTTCTTCGACCTGATCCACCACGTCTTCCCGCAGATCGCGGTCGACCGTGAGCAGATCGTGTACCGGTTCTCCGGCATCCGTCCGCTCCCCCGTCACGAGGACACCGCACCCGGTTTCGTCTCGCGCGACTACCGCATCGAGGTCGACGAGACGGGCGCCGTCCCGCTCGTGAGCCTGGTCGGCGGCAAGTGGACGACCTTCCGTGCGCTCGGCGAGTCGCTCTCCGACGTCGTGCTCGGCCTGCTGAACCGCACCCGCACGGTCTCGACCGCCGGCCGCGCCATCGGCGGCGGCCGCGACTTCCCGCGCACCGAGAAGGCGAAGCGCATCTGGATCCAGGAGAACCTCGCGGGCGCCGGAGACCGCGCCGAGAAACTCCTCGCCCGCTACGGCACCCGCGCCGCCCAGGTCTGGGAGTACGTCGAGCAGGGAGCGGACGCCCCGCTCGCCGGCGGCGACCTCTCGACCCGGGAGCTCGAGTGGATGGTGCAGAACGAGCTCGTCGCGCGCCTGCAGGACGTCATCCTGCGTCGCACGAGCATCGCGTTCACCGGTCATGCCGATGCCGAGGTCCTCGATGAGATCGCCGACGCGCTCGCTCCCCTACTGGACTGGGACCGTTCGAGGCACGATGCTGAACTCGAACAGACGCGCCAGCTGCTGAACGAGCGGCACGGCCTCGACATCTCGTCCCGCACCCGCGGCTGA
- a CDS encoding MIP/aquaporin family protein, whose protein sequence is MPDVNLGLYFLSEFVGTAMLVLLGCGVVANVALAKNKGFGGGFLMVNWGWGLAVFAGVIVSAYSGAILNPAVGIGLAIAGKITFTMFLVATAAELLGAILGAIVVWLAYKQHFDEEPEAANKLGVFSTGPAIRSYGWNLVTEIIGTFVLVFVIFGFADYGDIEVGVPGGLGPLTALPVALLVVAIGASLGGPTGYAINPARDLGPRIAHAILPIKGKGSSDWSYSWVPVVGPLIGGAIAAFAAPALLGLAA, encoded by the coding sequence ATGCCTGATGTCAATCTCGGTCTCTATTTCCTGTCGGAGTTCGTCGGCACGGCGATGCTGGTCCTTCTCGGATGCGGTGTCGTCGCCAACGTCGCCCTCGCGAAGAACAAGGGCTTCGGCGGCGGCTTCCTGATGGTCAACTGGGGATGGGGCCTCGCGGTGTTCGCGGGTGTCATCGTCTCGGCGTACTCGGGTGCGATCCTCAACCCGGCCGTGGGTATCGGCCTGGCGATCGCCGGCAAGATCACCTTCACGATGTTCCTCGTCGCCACCGCAGCAGAACTGCTCGGTGCGATCCTCGGTGCGATCGTCGTCTGGCTCGCCTACAAGCAGCACTTCGATGAGGAGCCGGAGGCCGCCAACAAGCTCGGTGTCTTCTCGACCGGCCCCGCGATCCGGTCCTACGGCTGGAACCTCGTCACGGAGATCATCGGTACGTTCGTCCTCGTGTTCGTGATCTTCGGATTCGCCGACTACGGCGACATCGAGGTCGGCGTGCCCGGAGGCCTCGGACCGCTCACCGCGCTGCCCGTCGCGCTGCTCGTGGTCGCCATCGGCGCCTCGCTCGGTGGACCGACCGGCTACGCGATCAACCCGGCCCGTGACCTCGGCCCCCGTATCGCCCACGCGATCCTCCCGATCAAGGGCAAGGGCTCGAGCGACTGGAGCTACTCGTGGGTGCCGGTCGTCGGACCGCTCATCGGTGGTGCGATCGCGGCCTTCGCCGCCCCTGCCCTGCTCGGCCTCGCAGCCTGA
- the glpK gene encoding glycerol kinase GlpK, whose amino-acid sequence MADYILAIDQGTTSSRAIIFDKKGSIIATGQKEHEQILPKAGWVEHDASEIWRNVQEVIGLALSRADLTRHDIAAVGITNQRETAVVWDKTTGKPAYNAIVWQDTRTQDIVDRLAADGGVERFKPIVGLPLATYFSGTKIAWILENVEGARAKAEAGDLIFGTTDSWVLWNLTGGVDGGVHVTDVTNASRTMFMDLETLEWRDDILEAFGVPRSMMPEIRSSSEVYGAAEDSSLLRETPIAGILGDQQAATFGQAAFQTGESKNTYGTGCFLIFNTGEEIVHSKNGLLTTVGYKLGDAPTHYALEGSIAVTGSLIQWLRDQLGIISSAPEVEELADKVEDNGGVYIVPAFSGLFAPYWRPDARGAIVGLTRYANKNHIARAALEAVAFQTRDVLDAVNADAGVDLTELKVDGGMVANDALMQFQADVLGVPVVRPVVAETTALGAAYAAGLAVGFWSGLDELSANWQEDRRWEPSMESDERDRQLRLWRKAVTKSMDWVDEDVK is encoded by the coding sequence ATGGCTGACTACATCCTCGCCATCGATCAGGGAACCACCTCCAGCCGCGCGATCATCTTCGACAAGAAGGGCAGCATCATCGCGACGGGCCAGAAGGAGCACGAGCAGATCCTGCCGAAGGCCGGCTGGGTGGAGCACGACGCCTCCGAGATCTGGCGCAACGTGCAGGAGGTCATCGGCCTCGCACTGAGCCGCGCCGACCTCACCCGTCACGACATCGCAGCGGTGGGCATCACCAACCAGCGCGAGACGGCCGTCGTCTGGGACAAGACGACCGGCAAGCCCGCCTACAACGCGATCGTCTGGCAGGACACCCGCACGCAGGACATCGTCGACCGCCTCGCGGCCGACGGCGGAGTCGAGCGCTTCAAGCCGATCGTCGGACTCCCGCTGGCGACGTACTTCTCGGGGACGAAGATCGCGTGGATCCTCGAGAACGTCGAGGGTGCGCGCGCGAAGGCGGAAGCCGGGGACCTCATCTTCGGCACCACCGACAGCTGGGTGCTGTGGAACCTCACCGGCGGCGTCGACGGCGGCGTGCACGTGACCGATGTCACGAACGCCTCGCGCACGATGTTCATGGACCTCGAGACGCTCGAGTGGCGCGACGACATCCTCGAGGCGTTCGGCGTGCCGCGCTCGATGATGCCGGAGATCCGCTCCTCCTCCGAGGTCTACGGTGCGGCGGAGGACTCCTCGCTGCTTCGCGAGACGCCGATCGCCGGCATCCTCGGCGACCAGCAGGCCGCGACGTTCGGACAGGCCGCCTTCCAGACAGGTGAGAGCAAGAACACCTACGGAACCGGCTGCTTCCTCATCTTCAACACCGGCGAGGAGATCGTCCACTCGAAGAACGGTCTGCTCACCACCGTCGGCTACAAGCTCGGCGACGCTCCGACGCACTACGCGCTCGAGGGTTCGATCGCCGTCACCGGATCGCTGATCCAGTGGCTGCGCGACCAGCTCGGCATCATCTCCTCGGCCCCCGAGGTCGAGGAACTGGCCGACAAGGTCGAGGACAACGGCGGCGTGTACATCGTCCCGGCGTTCTCGGGCCTGTTCGCACCGTACTGGCGACCGGATGCGCGTGGCGCGATCGTGGGCCTCACCCGCTACGCGAACAAGAACCACATCGCGCGCGCCGCACTGGAGGCCGTGGCCTTCCAGACCCGCGACGTGCTCGACGCGGTCAACGCGGACGCGGGCGTCGACCTCACGGAGCTCAAGGTCGACGGCGGCATGGTCGCCAATGACGCTCTGATGCAGTTCCAGGCCGATGTCCTGGGTGTGCCGGTGGTGCGACCGGTCGTCGCGGAGACGACCGCCCTCGGCGCCGCCTATGCCGCCGGCCTCGCCGTCGGGTTCTGGAGCGGCCTCGACGAGCTCTCCGCAAACTGGCAGGAAGACCGTCGCTGGGAGCCCTCCATGGAGAGCGACGAGCGCGACCGCCAGCTGCGCCTGTGGCGCAAGGCCGTCACCAAGTCGATGGACTGGGTCGACGAGGACGTCAAGTAA
- a CDS encoding LysR substrate-binding domain-containing protein, which translates to MELQQMRYVVEVAATRSFTRAAERCFVTQSALSHQIAALERELGQRLFIRSSRGVRMTEAGEAFLPPARSALASAQQAIDAVAAEPDQLDGTVRIGIIPTVVAVRVPRLLASFRAAHPAVRVELEMGNSDELVAKIRRGDLDVALLGLKPGAEPRGVGYREIAVDHHVAVLPRAHRLAARTRLRLGDLAEDVFVDFPAGTSGRAQSDAAFRAAGVDRDVAFEVDTAGVMLGLVAEGLAVALLTPGAVPAGMAGVSTVPVVDGPRRAEYVAWDLDSPRRVARALLTVLDGEASV; encoded by the coding sequence ATGGAGCTTCAGCAGATGCGCTACGTCGTCGAGGTGGCCGCGACGCGGAGCTTCACCCGAGCCGCCGAGCGTTGCTTCGTCACGCAGTCCGCGCTGAGCCACCAGATCGCCGCCCTCGAGCGGGAGCTGGGTCAGCGACTGTTCATCCGGTCGAGCCGCGGTGTCCGGATGACCGAAGCGGGGGAGGCCTTCCTCCCACCGGCGCGCAGCGCGCTCGCTTCTGCGCAGCAGGCCATCGATGCGGTGGCCGCCGAGCCCGATCAGCTGGACGGCACCGTTCGGATCGGAATCATCCCGACGGTCGTCGCCGTCCGCGTTCCGCGCCTCCTCGCGTCGTTCCGAGCCGCACACCCCGCCGTACGGGTCGAACTGGAGATGGGCAACAGCGATGAGCTCGTCGCGAAGATCCGGCGCGGCGATCTGGATGTCGCGCTTCTCGGGCTGAAACCGGGCGCCGAGCCCCGCGGTGTCGGATACCGGGAGATCGCCGTCGATCATCACGTCGCGGTGCTCCCGCGTGCCCACCGACTCGCGGCGCGCACCCGACTGAGACTCGGCGATCTCGCCGAGGACGTCTTCGTGGACTTCCCGGCCGGGACGTCGGGGCGAGCCCAGAGCGACGCCGCCTTCCGGGCGGCGGGCGTCGATCGCGACGTCGCATTCGAAGTCGACACGGCCGGAGTCATGCTCGGCCTGGTCGCCGAGGGACTCGCGGTCGCGCTCCTCACTCCGGGGGCGGTTCCCGCGGGTATGGCCGGGGTGAGCACGGTGCCGGTCGTCGACGGCCCGAGGCGAGCGGAGTACGTCGCCTGGGATCTCGACTCGCCTCGGCGTGTCGCTCGTGCGTTGCTGACGGTGCTCGATGGGGAGGCATCCGTCTGA
- a CDS encoding EamA family transporter produces the protein MNRLRILLLTALAPMAWGTTYLVTTEMLPPGHPLFAGLLRSLPAGVLAILLSRRLPRGAWWGKAVVLGALNIGAFFPLLFLAAERLPGGVAAAVAGAQPLIVLALGALVLHERIRPFSAAAALGGTMGVALIVLGPSAGLDAWGVLAALGGVTATGAGMVLTKRWGRPKGVGPITYAGWQLGAGGLVLLPLTLLIEGTPPAIDATAALGYTWLATAGGIFAYTLWFGGIQKLPVIAPGLLALLSPVVATLLGVVVAGESFTVIQGVGIAVVLAALVGGQFAAMPGRAVSSCRTASGSRRDRPRSAPSRRRPDRIPNRSAAR, from the coding sequence ATGAACCGTCTGCGCATCCTGCTCCTCACCGCCCTCGCACCGATGGCCTGGGGAACGACCTACCTCGTCACGACGGAGATGCTGCCGCCGGGGCATCCGCTCTTCGCCGGACTCCTGCGCTCCCTCCCCGCCGGGGTCCTCGCGATCCTGCTCTCGCGCAGACTCCCCCGCGGCGCCTGGTGGGGAAAGGCGGTGGTGCTCGGCGCGCTCAACATCGGGGCGTTCTTCCCCCTGCTCTTCCTCGCCGCCGAGCGTCTTCCGGGAGGGGTGGCTGCCGCGGTCGCCGGCGCTCAACCGCTGATCGTGCTCGCGCTGGGTGCGCTCGTGCTGCACGAGCGCATCCGTCCGTTCTCCGCGGCCGCGGCACTGGGAGGCACGATGGGCGTCGCACTCATCGTCCTCGGGCCGTCGGCGGGGCTCGACGCGTGGGGAGTCCTCGCGGCGCTCGGCGGCGTGACGGCGACCGGCGCCGGAATGGTCCTGACGAAGCGCTGGGGACGGCCGAAGGGGGTCGGTCCCATCACTTACGCGGGGTGGCAGCTCGGCGCCGGAGGTCTCGTTCTCCTGCCCCTCACGCTCCTGATCGAGGGGACGCCCCCGGCGATCGACGCGACGGCCGCACTCGGCTACACGTGGCTCGCGACGGCGGGCGGCATCTTCGCCTACACCCTGTGGTTCGGCGGCATCCAGAAACTGCCTGTGATCGCGCCCGGACTGCTCGCGTTGCTCTCCCCGGTGGTGGCGACGCTCCTCGGCGTCGTCGTCGCCGGCGAGTCGTTCACCGTCATTCAGGGTGTCGGGATCGCCGTCGTCCTCGCCGCATTGGTCGGCGGGCAGTTCGCGGCGATGCCCGGGCGGGCCGTCAGCTCTTGCCGAACAGCTTCTGGATCTCGGCGAGATCGGCCTCGGTCGGCGCCTTCGCGCCGCCGCCCAGACCGAATCCCGAACCGGTCGGCTGCGCGGTAG
- the ffh gene encoding signal recognition particle protein produces the protein MATFGTLSDRLTETFRNLRTKGKLTASDVDGTVREIRRALLDADVALTVVKDFTAKVRERALGDEVNKALNPAQQVVQIVNEELVQILGGEQRRLQFAKTAPTVIMLAGLQGSGKTTFAGKLAKQLEGEGHTPLLVAADLQRPNAVNQLQVVAEQAGATIYAPEPGNGVGDPVKVSRDGVEHARRQQHDVVIIDTAGRLGVDAELMKQAADIRAAVQPDEVLFVIDAMIGQDAVNTAKAFQEGVDFTGVVLSKLDGDARGGAALSVASITGRPIIFASTGERLEDLEPFYPDRMASRILDLGDILTLIEQAQQAFDEEEAMKVAEKLATEQFTLEDFLEQLQQMKKMGSMKKMLGMLPGMGQMKQQLDDFDEREIDRTEAIIRSMTPGERRNPKVLNGSRRLRIARGSGMTVTDVNQLVARFEQAAKMMKTVARGGTPNIPGMGPVPGMGRPGASSKRGKKGKSSSGSRSGNPAKRAAENSGAVATAQPTGSGFGLGGGAKAPTEADLAEIQKLFGKS, from the coding sequence GCGCACTCCTCGACGCCGACGTCGCACTCACGGTCGTCAAGGACTTCACGGCGAAGGTCCGCGAACGTGCGCTCGGAGACGAGGTCAACAAGGCGCTGAACCCCGCCCAGCAGGTCGTTCAGATCGTCAACGAGGAGCTGGTGCAGATCCTCGGCGGAGAGCAGCGTCGTCTGCAGTTCGCGAAGACCGCTCCGACCGTCATCATGCTCGCCGGCCTCCAGGGTTCGGGAAAGACGACGTTCGCCGGAAAGCTCGCCAAGCAGCTCGAGGGCGAGGGGCACACGCCTCTGCTCGTCGCCGCGGACCTTCAGCGCCCGAACGCCGTGAACCAGCTGCAGGTCGTCGCCGAGCAGGCCGGCGCCACCATCTACGCCCCCGAGCCCGGCAACGGCGTCGGCGACCCGGTCAAGGTCTCGCGGGACGGTGTCGAGCACGCGCGCCGCCAGCAGCACGACGTCGTGATCATCGACACCGCCGGACGACTCGGCGTCGACGCCGAGCTCATGAAGCAGGCGGCCGATATCCGCGCGGCGGTCCAGCCCGATGAGGTCCTGTTCGTGATCGACGCGATGATCGGTCAGGATGCCGTCAACACGGCGAAGGCGTTCCAGGAGGGCGTCGATTTCACCGGTGTCGTGCTCTCGAAGCTCGACGGCGACGCGCGCGGTGGAGCCGCGCTCTCGGTCGCGTCGATCACCGGTCGCCCGATCATCTTCGCCTCCACGGGTGAGCGTCTCGAAGATCTCGAGCCCTTCTACCCGGATCGCATGGCGAGCCGCATCCTCGACCTCGGTGACATCCTCACTCTGATCGAGCAGGCGCAGCAGGCGTTCGACGAAGAAGAGGCGATGAAGGTCGCCGAGAAGCTCGCGACCGAGCAGTTCACCCTCGAAGACTTCCTCGAGCAGCTTCAGCAGATGAAGAAGATGGGCTCGATGAAGAAGATGCTGGGGATGCTCCCCGGCATGGGCCAGATGAAGCAGCAGCTCGACGACTTCGACGAGCGCGAGATCGACCGCACCGAAGCGATCATCCGGTCGATGACGCCGGGCGAGCGCCGCAATCCCAAGGTTCTCAACGGCTCGCGCCGCCTGCGCATCGCTCGGGGTTCGGGCATGACGGTCACCGACGTGAACCAGCTCGTCGCCCGCTTCGAACAGGCCGCGAAGATGATGAAGACCGTCGCCCGCGGCGGCACCCCGAACATCCCCGGCATGGGCCCGGTCCCCGGAATGGGACGCCCCGGCGCATCGTCCAAGCGCGGGAAGAAGGGCAAGTCGTCGAGCGGATCGCGCTCGGGCAACCCGGCCAAGCGTGCGGCCGAGAACTCCGGAGCCGTCGCTACCGCGCAGCCGACCGGTTCGGGATTCGGTCTGGGCGGCGGCGCGAAGGCGCCGACCGAGGCCGATCTCGCCGAGATCCAGAAGCTGTTCGGCAAGAGCTGA